In Brachionichthys hirsutus isolate HB-005 chromosome 5, CSIRO-AGI_Bhir_v1, whole genome shotgun sequence, a single genomic region encodes these proteins:
- the nutf2 gene encoding nuclear transport factor 2, whose protein sequence is MDSQTKAPWEAIGSCFVDHYYRHFETDRSFLQSLYIDSSCLTWEGEKCHGKKAIIDKLTSLPFKKIKHCITTQDHQPTPDSCVLSMVVGQLKADEDLILGFHQSFLLKCMNNSWVCMNDVFRLALHNFDGQGQQQHCVN, encoded by the exons ATGGACAGCCAAACTAAGGCTCCGTGGGAGGCGATAGGATCCTGCTTTGTGGATCACTACTACCGTCATTTTGAGACTGATAGATCATTCCTTCAATCGCTATAC ATCGACTCCTCATGCCTTACGTGGGAAGGAGAAAAATGCCATGGGAAAAAAGCAATTATTGACAAACTCACT AGTCTCCCCTTCAAAAAGATAAAGCATTGTATAACAACACAGGACCATCAGCCGACTCCAGACTCCTGCGTCTTGAGTATGGTGGTAGGacaactaaaa GCAGACGAGGACCTCATTCTGGGTTTCCATCAGAGTTTCCTGCTGAAGTGCATGAACAACTCTTGGGTCTGCATGAATGATGTGTTCAGGCTGGCTCTTCACAACTTCGATGGGCAGGGGCAGCAACAGCACTGTGTGAATTAA
- the edc4 gene encoding enhancer of mRNA-decapping protein 4, giving the protein MASNSNIDIEGATQHLRDILKLDRPGSGTDTQSDSQRMPSFNGELNGLLGAAGLLGSADLSAMSESSRPISTDVSSAQETQILCLSGDDGSTCIPITSNNVEIVASQDSSINSKARGSNKVKIQPVAKYDWEHKYYYGRLIAVSNAFMAYAIRGANNHAMIRVLSVDFSERSLLKGFTGAVTDLAFAHLDSSLLGCVDEAGNLMVWQLTCTGSKILDQIVIHIQRPEDTLLNSHRRLIWCPFIQDDNEENQDDASQTLALLHEDRAEVWDLEVLRSNHSSWPVDVTDIKEGLITVKGHTKRVSEGALSPDGTVLATASHDGYIKFWQIYVEGVQDKPRCLHELRPHAGHPLSCLLFCDNHKRQDPEVPFWRFLITGADQNQELKMWCTVSWTCLQSIRFSPDIFNSSVLPSLKASLDLSAEYLILTDVQRKVLYVMELQQDMEKGKATFTAVSEFLLTHPVLSFGIRDVSHSRLRHTEVLPAEEESESMTTEGTQAPAESKSGIQIKLYCVHTKSLQDVQIWFQPNLGSKSADFLPHSDSQDGFGFSDHLTDQSSDKESGSGSQTDLRKIPALPVPSDFLSNSGTSSGSMLKLMTPDAFMTPSTSVPASPGSSGSSLTIVTAVSSNSDSTNRAVDDISQSPNRVENNCSTSLTLVTPIPSPRAASAVLLPGLESLQGLVSTTGPLALDSPQVLDSALLPPLASPTRARSPDVISSASTAMSQEMPEIASQTLQHQRGLGSALDSSPLSALQSDSMASAASALHLLTSPRTANNGLLPLEFGGADGPVGGPMESEPRLSHTPSLLENALSQENPGVGGGSSEGSVSHTAWPAAPDITRETRNSLRDNGLGDCSRDESKDRHLSSPFHRRSYHLAQNDGHDAGAEQSDPDDKVASPASSSGHPGARSSHRLPVKDWKTSPRGSPKLKKDEGESSQSRKMESGQMSADVQDELLMLLRSQQRELTELRAQVEAVQSSIKAKEDRFLTQHEEQEQRRLERILAENQNHHQQLQEQLGQQLGQQLSHALSSALTNRMDKVIREEMKKTVPQTISKSLEPVTGQMNSTVAAKLAAVEVTLKENISKVVKSKNITDSIGRAAAEAMQGPIQAAYKDTFQSIVLPVFERGCQSMFQQINDSFKQGTQEYIQQLETHMKTRKQRDQESRDPLIGQLQQMFDGFQSSIDQLSSNITANVRAEVQHQIQITVGNMQESILGHVQRIVKGEVSLAMKEQQAAVTSSIMQAMRSAAGTPVPTAHLDYQTQQANILQLLQQGQLNQAFQQALSATDLNLVLYVCETIDSQQVFGQQSCPLSQPVLLSLIQQLSSNLTTRSELKISYLEDAVMNLDHSDPMTRDHMTAVLAQVRLNLLAFLQQDPHSPLAKRARRLVMMLQGLVNH; this is encoded by the exons ATGGCGTCGAACTCCAACATAGATATTGAAGGTGCGACCCAGCATCTCCGGGACATCCTGAAGCTCGACCGACCTGGCAGCGGCACCG ATACACAGTCAGATAGTCAGAGGATGCCATCTTTTAATGGAGAACTGAATGGATTATTGGGCGCGGCAGGCCTTCTTGGAAGCGCAGATCTGTCAGCAATGTCTGAATCTTCCAGACCCATCTCCACAGACGTCAGCAGTGCACAGGAGACTCAAATACT TTGCCTTTCTGGTGATGATGGTTCCACCTGCATCCCCATCACCTCCAATAATGTTGAGATTGTAGCAAGTCAAGATTCCAGCATCAACAGCAAAGCCAGAGGCAGCAACAAG GTGAAGATTCAGCCTGTTGCCAAGTACGACTGGGAACACAAGTACTACTATGGCAGACTGATAGCAGTATCCAACGCCTTCATGGCCTATGCCATCAGAG GAGCCAACAACCACGCAATGATTCGTGTCCTGAGTGTAGACTTTTCTGAGCGATCCCTGCTAAAGGGTTTTACTGGAGCCGTCACAGATCTGGCTTTCGCCCACCTCGACTCCTCCCTGTTGGGTTGTGTGGATGAAGCCGGGAACCTGATGGTCTGGCAGCTCACCTGCACCGGAAGCAAAATACT TGATCAAATAGTGATTCATATCCAACGACCTGAGGACACCCTGCTGAACTCGCACCGTCGCCTCATCTGGTGCCCCTTCATTCAGGATGACAATGAGGAGAACCAGGATGACGCAAGCCAAACTTTAGCTCTGCTACATGAAGATAGG GCTGAGGTCTGGGACCTGGAGGTCTTGAGATCCAACCACAGCAGCTGGCCTGTTGATGTCACAGACATAAAAGAAGGGCTCATCACAGTCAAGGGGCATACCAAG CGAGTCAGCGAAGGGGCTCTTTCTCCAGATGGTACTGTGTTAGCCACTGCCAGTCATGATGGATATATCAAGTTCTGGCAGATATACGTAGAAGGAGTACAGGATAAGCCGAG ATGCCTTCATGAATTGCGGCCTCATGCAGGACATCCCCTCTCCTGCCTTCTGTTTTGTGACAACCACAAAAGGCAGGATCCAGA GGTTCCTTTCTGGCGGTTCCTGATAACTGGagcggatcagaaccaggagttGAAAATGTGGTGCACTGTTTCTTGGACCTGCTTACAGAGCATCAG GTTTTCTCCAGATATTTTCAACTCATCGGTTCTGCCGAGTCTCAAGGCCAGCCTGGACCTCTCTGCTGAGTATCTCATCCTTACGGACGTACAGAGGAAG GTTCTGTATgtgatggagctgcagcaggacatgGAGAAAGGAAAGGCCACTTTCACAGCTGTATCAGAGTTCCTGCTGACCCACCCCGTGTTGAGCTTCGGCATCCGCGATGTTTCCCACAGCCGATTGAGACACACTGAGGTCCtgcctgcagaggaggagagtgagAGCATGACAACAG AGGGCACTCAAGCGCCCGCCGAGTCAAAGTCTGGGATCCAGATTAAACTCTATTGTGTTCACACAAA gaGTCTGCAGGATGTCCAGATCTGGTTTCAGCCAAACCTGGGTTCCAAATCTGCTGACTTCCTGCCTCACTCTGATTCTCAGGATGGTTTTG GGTTTTCAGACCATCTCACAGACCAGAGCTCTGACAAGGAATCAGGAAGTGGCTCTCAGACAGACTTGAGGAAGATCCCAGCGCTTCCTGTTCCCAGCGACTTCCTGTCAAACTCTGGTACCAGCAGTGGGTCCATGCTCAAGCTGATGACTCCAGATGCCTTCATGACACCAAGCACTTCA GTACCGGCGTCTCCcggcagcagcggcagcagtcTAACCATTGTGACGGCCGTCAGCAGCAACTCGGACTCAACGAACAG AGCTGTCGACGATATCAGCCAGAGTCCCAACAGAGTAGAGAACAACTGCAGCACGAGTCTGACACTTGTCACCCCCATCCCAAGCCCAAGAGCTGCTTCTGCCGTGCTTCTTCCTGGACTAGAGAGCCTGCAG GGATTAGTGTCCACTACTGGTCCTTTGGCACTTGACAGCCCTCAGGTCCTGGATTCTGCCCTCCTGCCCCCTCTGGCCTCCCCAACCAGGGCCCGCTCCCCTGACGTCATCTCCTCAGCCTCCACGGCCATGTCCCAAGAGATGCCAGAGATTGCATCCCAGACTCTGCAGCATCAGCGTGGGCTGGGCTCCGCCTTGGACTCCTCGCctctttctgctctccagagcgACAGCATGGCCTCTGCGGCGTCTGCCCTGCACCTGCTGACCTCACCACGCACGGCCAACAACGG CTTGTTGCCCCTTGAATTTGGAGGAGCAGATGGTCCAGTGGGTGGACCGATGGAATCAGAACCCAGACTCAGTCATACCCCATCACTACTCGAGAACGCCTTATCGCAGGAGAACCCCGGTGTTGGAGGCGGGTCCTCAGAAGGCAGTGTTAGCCACACGGCATGGCCGGCCGCTCCCGACATTACCAGAGAAACCAGAAACAGTCTGAGGGACAACGGTCTGGGAGACTG CTCCAGAGACGAGTCAAAGGACAGACATTTGAGCTCCCCTTTCCATCGCCGCTCCTATCATCTCGCGCAGAATGACGGCCACGACGCCGGTGCAGAGCAGAG TGACCCTGACGATAAGGTGGCCAGTCCTGCTTCATCCTCGGGGCACCCTGGCGCTCGCTCTTCTCATAGATTGCCAGTGAAAGACTGGAAGACCTCGCCTCGGGGCTCCCCCAAACTAAAGAAAGATGAAGG cGAATCTTCACAGTCCAGGAAAATGGAGTCTGGCCAG ATGAGTGCTGACGTGCAGGATGAGCTGCTGATGTTGTTGCGTAGCCAGCAGAGAGAGTTGACAGAACTCCGTGCACAGGTTGAAGCCGTGCAGAGCTCGATCAAAGCTAAAGAAGACCGATTCCTGACCCAGCACGAGGAACAAGAAC AGCGCCGACTGGAGAGGATCCTGGCGGAGAATCAGAATCACCATCAGCAACTCCAGGAGCAGCTCGGCCAGCAGCTCGGCCAGCAGCTCAGCCACGCTCTCAGCTCAGCGCTTACCAACCGAATGGACAAAGTGATACGggaggaaatgaagaaaacagtCCCACAAA cAATCTCAAAGAGTCTGGAGCCAGTGACGGGCCAGATGAACAGCACAGTTGCTGCCAAGTTGGCCGCTGTGGAGGTCACCTTGAAGGAAAACATAAGCAAGGTGGTCAAATCAAAG AACATCACAGATTCAATCGGTCGAGCCGCAGCTGAAGCGATGCAGGGGCCCATCCAGGCAGCCTATAAGGACACCTTCCAGAGTATCGTGCTGCCCGTCTTTGAAAGAGGCTGCCAGTCCATGTTTCAGCAAATCAACGACAGCTTCAAGCAAGGCACACAAGAAT ACATCCAACAGCTTGAGACTCACATGAAGACCAGAAAGCAGAGAGACCAAGAGTCACGGGACCCGCTGATCggccagctgcagcagatgtttgACGGCTTTCAGAGCTCCATTGATCAGCTGTCCAGTAACATCACAGCTAACGTCCGAGCAGAGGTCCAGCACCAGATCCAGATAACGGTGGGAAA TATGCAGGAGTCTATTCTCGGCCATGTCCAGAGGATTGTCAAAGGGGAGGTGAGCCTGGCAATGAAGGAGCAGCAGGCCGCGGTCACCTCCAGCATCATGCAGGCGATGAGGTCGGCAGCCGGCACGCCCGTCCCCACGGCGCACCTCGACTACCAGACGCAGCAGGCCAacatcctgcagctcctccagcagggccAGCTCAACCAGGCTTTCCAGCAG GCGCTGTCAGCGACGGATCTGAACCTGGTTCTCTATGTGTGCGAGACCATTGACTCTCAGCAGGTGTTTGGTCAGCAGTCCTGTCCTCTCAGCCAGCCGGTGCTGCTGTCGCTCATCCAGCAGCTGTCTTCCAACCTCACGACCCGCTCCGAACTCAAAATCAG CTACCTGGAAGACGCGGTCATGAATCTGGATCACAGCGACCCGATGACCAGAGATCACATGACGGCTGTGCTCGCCCAGGTCAGGCTTAATCTCCTGGCCTTCTTGCAGCAGGACCCCCACAGCCCGCTCGCCAAGAGGGCGCGGCGCCTCGTCATGATGCTGCAGGGCCTCGTCAACCACTAG